One window from the genome of Thermus sediminis encodes:
- the tyrS gene encoding tyrosine--tRNA ligase — MADPRPSPEEALFLLKRGVEEIIPEEELLEKLKEGRPLTVKLGADPTRPDLHLGHAVVLRKMRQFQELGHKVVLIIGDFTGMIGDPSGRSKTRPPLTLEETRENAKSYVEQAGKILRQEPELFELRYNSEWLEGLTFKEVVRLTSLMTVAQMLEREDFKKRYGEGTPISLHELLYPFAQAYDSVAIRADVEMGGTDQRFNLLVGREVQRAYGQSPQACFLMPLLLGLDGQEKMSKSLDNYIGVAEPPEAMFKKLMRVPDPLLKDYFRLLTDLGEEEVETLLKAGPVPAHRVLARLLTAAYALPQIPPRIDRAFYEGLGYSLEALGKDKEAGPEAVRRAEARYDEVAKGGIPEEVPEVEIPASELKEGRIWVARLFTLAGLTPSHAEARRLIGNRGLRIDGEVVADPGLEVTLSRPLVLQRGRDRFVRVRLKEG; from the coding sequence ATGGCGGACCCTAGGCCATCCCCGGAAGAGGCCCTCTTCCTCCTCAAGCGGGGGGTGGAGGAGATCATCCCCGAGGAGGAGCTTCTGGAGAAGCTCAAGGAGGGGCGCCCCCTCACGGTGAAGCTGGGGGCCGACCCCACCAGGCCCGACCTCCACCTGGGCCACGCGGTGGTCCTGAGGAAGATGCGCCAGTTCCAGGAGCTTGGGCACAAGGTGGTCCTCATCATCGGGGACTTCACCGGGATGATCGGGGACCCCTCGGGAAGGAGCAAGACCCGCCCCCCCCTCACCCTGGAGGAGACCCGGGAGAACGCCAAGAGCTACGTAGAACAGGCGGGGAAGATCCTAAGGCAGGAGCCCGAGCTCTTTGAGCTCCGCTACAACTCCGAGTGGCTGGAGGGCCTCACCTTCAAGGAGGTGGTGCGCCTCACCTCCCTCATGACCGTGGCCCAGATGCTGGAACGGGAGGACTTCAAGAAGCGCTATGGGGAGGGAACCCCCATCTCCTTGCACGAACTCCTCTACCCCTTCGCCCAGGCCTACGATTCCGTGGCCATCCGGGCCGACGTGGAGATGGGGGGGACGGACCAGCGCTTCAACCTCCTGGTGGGGCGGGAGGTACAGCGGGCCTACGGGCAAAGCCCCCAGGCCTGCTTCCTCATGCCCCTCCTCCTGGGCCTAGACGGCCAGGAGAAGATGTCCAAGAGCCTGGACAACTACATCGGGGTGGCCGAGCCCCCCGAGGCCATGTTCAAGAAGCTCATGCGGGTGCCAGACCCCCTCCTCAAGGACTACTTCCGCCTCCTCACGGACCTAGGGGAGGAGGAGGTGGAAACCCTCCTCAAGGCGGGCCCCGTCCCCGCCCACCGGGTCCTGGCCCGGCTCCTCACCGCCGCCTACGCCCTCCCCCAGATCCCCCCCCGGATAGACCGGGCCTTCTACGAGGGTCTGGGCTACAGCCTGGAGGCCCTGGGGAAGGACAAGGAGGCGGGCCCCGAGGCGGTGAGGCGGGCGGAGGCGCGCTACGACGAGGTGGCCAAGGGGGGTATCCCCGAGGAGGTCCCCGAGGTGGAGATCCCCGCCTCGGAGCTCAAGGAGGGGCGGATCTGGGTGGCCCGGCTCTTCACCCTGGCGGGCCTCACCCCCTCCCACGCCGAGGCCAGGAGGCTCATCGGGAACCGGGGCCTAAGGATAGACGGGGAGGTGGTGGCGGACCCGGGCCTCGAGGTGACCCTCTCCCGCCCCCTGGTCCTCCAGCGGGGAAGGGACCGCTTCGTCCGGGTGCGGCTCAAGGAGGGCTAG
- a CDS encoding Rieske 2Fe-2S domain-containing protein codes for MKRRDLFFYLPVAVAGGFFVWFGARVYNLRFRSRPQAGEPTWREGPRVLVGRKGELGVWGVRSFEYPLPTGPLRAFLLRLPEPAPGGLSLEEEHYIALSRICTHQACVLHYVPDPEAGSLLYNFRHKRPFLGCPCHFGAFDPLLGGKAVYGPPRHPLPRLRLEAEGEDLYATGHEVPLRPMEGG; via the coding sequence ATGAAGCGGCGCGACCTCTTCTTCTACCTGCCGGTGGCGGTGGCTGGGGGGTTTTTTGTCTGGTTTGGCGCCCGTGTCTACAACCTCCGCTTCCGCTCCCGGCCCCAGGCGGGGGAGCCCACCTGGAGGGAGGGCCCCAGGGTTCTCGTGGGCAGGAAGGGGGAGCTAGGGGTTTGGGGGGTCCGGTCCTTTGAGTACCCCCTGCCCACAGGGCCCTTGCGGGCCTTCCTCCTCCGCCTTCCCGAGCCCGCTCCCGGGGGGCTTTCCCTGGAGGAGGAGCACTACATCGCCCTAAGCCGCATCTGCACCCACCAGGCCTGCGTCCTGCACTACGTCCCCGACCCCGAGGCGGGCTCCCTCCTCTACAACTTCCGCCACAAAAGGCCCTTCCTGGGCTGCCCCTGCCACTTCGGGGCCTTTGACCCCCTCCTGGGGGGGAAGGCGGTCTACGGCCCGCCCCGCCACCCCCTGCCCCGCCTCAGGCTCGAGGCCGAGGGGGAGGACCTCTACGCCACCGGCCACGAGGTGCCCCTGAGGCCCATGGAGGGGGGCTAG
- a CDS encoding tetratricopeptide repeat protein: protein MMATLIFLALFLLALFLALRPLFGPKEPFPEPPRREEFLRELEVLKEEVKALEGEEKKLALARIVALERALEGWRPPKPSSLRPLPLAILLGAVALLGVGLWQYTLPRLPGETTVAVFRVEEARELRALAERARRTGSPEDLLAWGRKAYELEVYEQAAEAYLELLRKEPTNVEAVRRVGILFFMSGLPEARLFLEIAQHADPEAAEGWLFLGNLYFQEGRYGEAIAAWERYLETGGEARERVQGLIAMARAQAQRGKDGRGVYQAHCAACHGAAGEGGVGPRLKGNPVLRVREAVREIVLEGRGTMPAVPLSQEELEALLDYLESL, encoded by the coding sequence GTGATGGCCACCCTGATCTTCCTGGCCCTTTTCCTCCTGGCCCTCTTCCTGGCCTTGAGGCCCCTTTTTGGCCCCAAGGAACCCTTCCCCGAACCCCCCCGGAGGGAGGAGTTCCTCAGGGAGCTAGAAGTCCTGAAGGAGGAGGTGAAGGCCCTGGAGGGGGAGGAGAAGAAGCTGGCCCTGGCCCGGATCGTGGCCCTAGAGCGGGCCTTGGAGGGCTGGCGTCCCCCGAAGCCCTCTTCCTTGAGGCCCCTGCCCCTGGCCATTCTCCTCGGGGCGGTGGCCCTCCTGGGCGTGGGGCTTTGGCAGTACACCCTGCCCCGCCTGCCCGGGGAGACCACCGTGGCCGTCTTCCGGGTGGAAGAGGCCCGGGAGCTTAGGGCTCTGGCCGAAAGGGCCAGGAGAACGGGAAGCCCGGAGGACCTCCTCGCCTGGGGCCGAAAGGCCTATGAGCTGGAGGTCTACGAACAGGCGGCGGAGGCCTACCTGGAACTCTTGCGGAAGGAGCCCACCAACGTGGAGGCGGTCCGGCGGGTGGGCATCCTCTTCTTCATGTCCGGCCTTCCCGAGGCCCGGCTCTTCCTGGAGATCGCCCAGCACGCCGACCCTGAGGCGGCGGAGGGTTGGCTTTTCCTGGGGAACCTCTACTTCCAGGAGGGCAGGTACGGGGAGGCCATCGCCGCCTGGGAGCGGTACCTGGAGACGGGTGGGGAGGCCAGGGAGCGCGTCCAGGGCCTCATCGCCATGGCCCGGGCCCAGGCCCAAAGGGGGAAGGACGGCCGGGGGGTCTACCAGGCCCACTGCGCCGCCTGCCACGGGGCGGCTGGGGAAGGGGGCGTGGGACCCAGGCTCAAAGGGAACCCCGTCCTTAGGGTCCGGGAGGCGGTGCGGGAGATCGTCTTGGAGGGCCGGGGGACCATGCCCGCCGTGCCCCTTTCCCAGGAGGAGCTCGAGGCCCTCCTGGATTACCTGGAAAGCTTATAG
- a CDS encoding cytochrome c-type biogenesis protein yields MRFLLLFLTLGLAAWAQEGPPPDLSPEVFRIARELRCPVCQGESTAESNAGVAVEMRRLIAEMLEEGKTREEIKAFFVERYGEWILYEPPRRGLTLWVWVLPVVGIFLLGLGLFAHFRPHKPLPQELLEEAERRLKEPPS; encoded by the coding sequence ATGAGGTTCCTCCTGTTGTTCCTTACCCTGGGCCTAGCCGCCTGGGCCCAAGAGGGGCCACCCCCTGACCTCTCCCCCGAGGTCTTCCGGATCGCCCGGGAGCTGCGCTGCCCCGTATGCCAGGGGGAGTCGACGGCGGAGAGCAACGCGGGCGTGGCGGTGGAGATGCGCCGCCTCATCGCCGAGATGCTGGAGGAGGGGAAGACCAGGGAGGAGATCAAGGCCTTCTTCGTGGAGCGATACGGGGAGTGGATCCTCTACGAGCCCCCTAGGCGGGGGCTGACCCTCTGGGTCTGGGTGCTTCCGGTGGTGGGGATCTTCCTCTTGGGCCTGGGGCTTTTCGCCCACTTCCGGCCCCACAAGCCCCTTCCCCAGGAGCTCCTGGAGGAGGCGGAGCGCCGCCTGAAGGAGCCGCCATCGTGA
- a CDS encoding TlpA family protein disulfide reductase, whose amino-acid sequence MRGLWFLLPLALAGLFWWGMQRDPRELPSVLAKERRPAPDFALPLLPPYREAWGETFRLGEYLGKKPIVLNFWASWCFPACYEEAPILEAAWRRHRERVLFLGVNVQDREPEALRFIDQFGLTFPNVFDPRGRVGVDYGMYGVPETFFIDQEGRVLARHAGAVDQATLERYLKEMLP is encoded by the coding sequence GTGAGGGGGCTTTGGTTCCTGCTGCCCCTGGCCTTGGCAGGGCTTTTCTGGTGGGGGATGCAGCGGGACCCTCGGGAGCTCCCCTCGGTCCTAGCCAAAGAGAGGCGCCCCGCCCCCGACTTCGCCCTGCCCCTGCTTCCCCCCTATCGGGAGGCGTGGGGGGAGACCTTTCGCCTGGGGGAGTACCTGGGGAAGAAGCCCATCGTCCTCAACTTTTGGGCCAGCTGGTGCTTCCCCGCCTGCTACGAGGAGGCCCCCATCCTGGAGGCCGCCTGGCGCCGCCACCGGGAGCGGGTCCTCTTCCTGGGGGTGAACGTCCAGGACCGGGAGCCGGAGGCCCTAAGGTTCATCGACCAGTTCGGCCTCACCTTTCCCAACGTCTTTGACCCCCGGGGACGGGTGGGGGTGGACTACGGGATGTACGGGGTCCCCGAGACCTTCTTCATCGACCAGGAAGGCCGGGTCTTGGCCCGGCACGCGGGCGCCGTGGACCAGGCCACCCTGGAGCGGTACCTGAAGGAGATGCTGCCATGA
- a CDS encoding heme lyase CcmF/NrfE family subunit yields the protein MTPALLGNLGVTLTLAFSLLGLVLALLAYLQGDARFLKGARRLVLLAFLAALAAFLALEWALLTHDFSLEYVARNHSLNDPLWVTLVTPWAALEGSLLLWGLLQTLYTWMASRRLPDPWRASLILSVLFSIQAFFFAVMATVASPFQTLPNPPADGVGPNPLLQNHWMMAVHPVLMYLGFVGFSVPFAHAVAAMATRRYQTWVEETQWWTLIAWGFLTAGKVAGMWWSYEVLGWGGYWAWDPVENASFLPWLLATAFLHTAYVQRTRGALKLWNFALVTLAFSATLFATFLTRSGVIMSVHAFAEGPVGLVFLFGFLAFFLLGMFLLYRVGQEVQDPVVFRLFSREGALLLGAFFFLGWTLVVLLGTLYPLLVEAVSGAKVSVGAPFFNQVSIPIAIGILLLMGIGPLLPWRRTRPEVFRNLAILLGVLAVGTLMGFLRGYTPGTSLAVGLFAYNLAAILLLVGEEIRGRLRGGLSPWGFWGNRRRVGSLMAHLGVALMAVSIAFSQTYRVEQERTLYRGQAWEVGTVTLRFEGVRALDEGRRFAVEALLPTDRFGEVRPRLHFYPQMNAPLPSPHVVYTLKDDYYFVLMDFDRERGEWASLRVILTPLVLWIWVGGGLMALGTLYILWPASRRQEAKGVSPA from the coding sequence ATGACCCCGGCCCTCCTGGGTAACCTGGGAGTAACCCTTACCCTGGCCTTCAGCCTCCTGGGCCTGGTCCTAGCCCTCCTCGCCTACCTCCAGGGGGATGCCCGGTTCCTCAAGGGGGCGAGGCGCCTGGTCCTCCTGGCTTTCCTCGCTGCCCTGGCCGCCTTCCTGGCCCTGGAGTGGGCCCTCCTCACCCACGATTTTAGCCTGGAGTATGTGGCCCGGAACCACTCCCTCAACGACCCCCTGTGGGTGACCTTGGTGACGCCTTGGGCGGCCCTGGAGGGCAGCCTCCTCCTCTGGGGGCTCCTCCAGACCCTGTACACCTGGATGGCCTCGAGGCGCCTCCCCGACCCTTGGCGGGCCTCCTTGATCCTCTCGGTCCTCTTCAGCATCCAGGCCTTCTTCTTCGCCGTCATGGCCACGGTGGCCAGCCCCTTCCAGACCCTGCCCAACCCCCCAGCGGACGGCGTGGGCCCCAACCCCCTCCTGCAGAACCACTGGATGATGGCCGTCCACCCCGTCCTCATGTACCTGGGCTTCGTGGGCTTTTCCGTGCCCTTTGCCCACGCGGTGGCGGCCATGGCCACCCGGCGCTACCAGACCTGGGTAGAGGAAACCCAGTGGTGGACCCTGATCGCCTGGGGTTTCCTCACCGCGGGAAAGGTGGCGGGGATGTGGTGGAGCTACGAGGTCCTGGGCTGGGGTGGGTACTGGGCTTGGGACCCGGTGGAGAACGCCAGCTTCCTACCCTGGCTCCTGGCCACCGCCTTCCTCCACACCGCCTACGTGCAGCGGACCCGTGGGGCCTTGAAGCTCTGGAACTTCGCCCTGGTCACCCTCGCCTTCTCCGCTACCCTTTTCGCCACCTTCCTCACCCGCAGCGGGGTGATCATGTCCGTGCACGCCTTCGCTGAGGGGCCGGTGGGCTTGGTCTTCCTCTTCGGGTTCCTGGCCTTCTTCCTGTTGGGGATGTTCCTCCTCTACCGGGTGGGCCAGGAGGTGCAGGATCCCGTGGTCTTCCGCCTTTTCTCCCGGGAGGGGGCCCTGCTCCTGGGGGCCTTCTTCTTCCTGGGCTGGACCCTGGTGGTCCTCCTGGGCACCCTCTACCCCCTTTTGGTGGAGGCGGTGAGCGGGGCCAAGGTGAGCGTGGGGGCCCCTTTCTTCAACCAGGTCTCCATCCCCATCGCCATAGGCATCCTCCTCCTCATGGGCATTGGGCCCCTCCTGCCTTGGCGCCGCACCCGGCCGGAGGTCTTCCGCAACCTCGCCATCCTCCTCGGCGTCCTGGCCGTAGGAACCCTCATGGGCTTCCTCAGGGGCTATACCCCTGGGACCTCCCTGGCCGTGGGGCTCTTCGCCTACAACCTAGCGGCCATCCTCCTCCTGGTGGGGGAGGAGATCCGGGGTCGGCTCCGGGGCGGTCTCTCCCCTTGGGGCTTTTGGGGGAACAGGAGGCGCGTGGGTAGCCTGATGGCCCATCTGGGGGTGGCCCTTATGGCGGTATCCATTGCCTTCAGCCAGACTTACCGCGTGGAGCAGGAGCGGACCCTTTACCGGGGCCAGGCCTGGGAGGTGGGGACGGTGACCCTGCGCTTTGAGGGGGTGCGGGCCCTGGACGAGGGGCGGCGGTTCGCCGTGGAGGCCCTGTTGCCCACGGACCGTTTTGGGGAGGTGCGTCCCAGGCTCCACTTCTACCCCCAGATGAACGCCCCCCTGCCCTCTCCCCATGTGGTCTACACCCTCAAGGACGACTACTACTTCGTCCTCATGGACTTTGACCGGGAGAGGGGGGAGTGGGCCTCCCTGAGGGTCATCCTCACCCCCCTCGTCCTATGGATCTGGGTGGGGGGCGGGCTGATGGCCCTAGGGACCCTGTACATCCTCTGGCCCGCCTCGAGGCGGCAGGAGGCCAAGGGGGTGAGCCCGGCGTGA
- the ccmE gene encoding cytochrome c maturation protein CcmE: MRTKHLFGLLVILGALAYMVFGGLGQNLVYFLTPSEYLLEEARYQNRPLRLGGLVKEGTVQYDRDSLELRFILTDGVAEVPVFHRGTPPGMFREGQGVVVEGRFQEGIFQGSNLLVKHSEAYQAPKEGWTPEEVRKLLEEAR, translated from the coding sequence GTGAGGACCAAGCACCTCTTTGGCCTTCTCGTCATCCTGGGAGCGCTGGCCTACATGGTCTTCGGGGGGCTGGGGCAGAACCTGGTCTACTTCCTCACCCCCTCGGAGTACCTCTTGGAGGAGGCCAGGTACCAGAACCGCCCCCTGCGCCTCGGGGGCCTGGTCAAAGAGGGCACCGTCCAGTACGACAGGGACAGCCTGGAGCTCCGCTTCATCCTCACAGACGGGGTAGCGGAGGTGCCCGTCTTCCACCGGGGCACCCCCCCCGGCATGTTCCGGGAAGGCCAGGGGGTGGTGGTGGAGGGGCGCTTCCAAGAGGGCATCTTCCAGGGGAGTAACCTCCTCGTGAAGCACTCGGAGGCCTACCAGGCTCCCAAGGAGGGCTGGACCCCAGAGGAGGTGCGCAAGCTCCTGGAGGAGGCTAGATGA
- the ccsA gene encoding cytochrome c biogenesis protein CcsA has translation MLKAANPERPDALTWALLALGLLLLPAGLLVALSAPPDVNQGYLVRIMYLHVPTAWLGYLAFFVTFLYSLLYLFRQNPRHDRVAMVSAEIGLVFMGLALLTGMLWARPTWGVYWTWEPRLTTTAILFAVYVGYFLLRGAIEDPELRRKAAAAVGILGFINVPISYMSVKWWRSLHQTQSIDLTTGRVILAPEMLQALLFNLLVFTLLYLGFVRFRGFVAALEARKEES, from the coding sequence ATGCTAAAAGCGGCGAACCCTGAACGGCCCGATGCCCTCACTTGGGCCCTTTTGGCCTTGGGGCTGCTCCTGCTTCCTGCGGGGCTCCTCGTGGCCCTATCCGCTCCCCCGGACGTGAACCAGGGCTACCTGGTCCGGATCATGTACCTGCACGTGCCCACCGCCTGGCTGGGTTACCTGGCCTTCTTCGTCACCTTCCTCTACTCCCTCCTCTACCTCTTCCGCCAAAACCCTAGGCACGACCGGGTGGCCATGGTCAGCGCCGAAATCGGCCTGGTCTTCATGGGCCTAGCCCTGCTTACGGGCATGCTCTGGGCCAGGCCCACCTGGGGGGTCTACTGGACCTGGGAGCCCAGGCTCACCACCACCGCCATCCTCTTTGCCGTCTACGTAGGCTACTTCCTCCTCCGGGGGGCCATTGAGGACCCGGAGCTCAGGCGCAAGGCGGCGGCGGCCGTAGGGATTTTGGGCTTCATCAACGTGCCCATCAGCTACATGTCGGTGAAGTGGTGGCGGAGCCTGCATCAGACGCAGTCCATTGACCTCACCACGGGCAGGGTCATTCTGGCCCCGGAGATGCTCCAGGCCCTGCTATTCAACCTCCTCGTCTTCACCCTGCTCTACCTGGGCTTCGTGCGCTTCCGGGGCTTTGTGGCGGCCCTTGAGGCCAGAAAGGAGGAGAGTTGA
- a CDS encoding heme exporter protein CcmB — protein sequence MRRVWLLALRDLRLEVRDRTGILSLLAFFAVMLFVMALALGPEEGPLRRAAPGVLWVALAFMSTLLSTRAFALEVEEGTLDDLLLTPGGKEWIYFGKLLSQVLLLLPLGLLALLLAAGLFHLPLERGLPLLLTLSLGALGYASVATFYAGLLARLRGREALLPLLLFSLVVPVVLASVRATVGLVEGLPLAELADWWRLLLVFDVVYITACALLFPVVMEG from the coding sequence ATGCGGCGGGTCTGGCTTCTCGCCCTGCGGGACCTGCGCCTCGAGGTGCGGGACCGGACCGGGATCCTCTCCCTCCTGGCCTTCTTCGCCGTGATGCTCTTCGTCATGGCCCTGGCCTTGGGCCCCGAGGAGGGCCCCTTGCGCCGGGCGGCCCCTGGGGTCCTCTGGGTGGCCCTGGCCTTCATGAGCACCCTCCTCTCCACCCGGGCCTTCGCCCTAGAGGTGGAGGAAGGCACCCTGGATGACCTTCTCCTCACCCCTGGGGGCAAGGAGTGGATCTACTTTGGCAAGCTCCTTTCCCAGGTTCTCCTCCTTTTGCCCCTAGGCCTCCTCGCCCTCCTCTTGGCGGCGGGCCTCTTTCACCTGCCTCTAGAGCGGGGGCTTCCCCTCCTCCTCACCCTCTCCCTAGGGGCCTTGGGCTACGCCAGCGTGGCCACCTTCTACGCCGGCCTCCTGGCCCGCCTGAGGGGACGGGAGGCCCTTCTGCCCCTCCTCCTCTTCTCCTTGGTGGTGCCCGTGGTCCTGGCCTCGGTGCGGGCCACGGTGGGCCTGGTGGAGGGGCTTCCCCTGGCGGAACTGGCGGACTGGTGGCGGCTCCTTTTGGTCTTTGACGTGGTCTACATAACCGCCTGCGCCCTCCTCTTCCCCGTGGTCATGGAGGGATGA